The window AGAACCCGGCTGTACCGTGTCCCCTGCTGAGCGTTCATAGTCACGCTTACGGCGAATCCGGTGGTTCTGCTCCGCGATATTCACCAGTTGGAAATAAATGGCGAACGCCCGTATCACTTGGTGACGATTTTCAGGATCCAGTGAATTAATCAGCTCTTTAAATTCATTGTGCAGTTCAGGCAAAAACAATGAGCGCAGTGATTTACTGGTTTCGCGGATTTTCTCCACGATCTCCAGCAATTCGTTGCCGCCTTGATGTACCAAGACTTCGCCCAAGATATTCCCCAGGAACCGTACGTCACGCCGCAGCAGATTGTTGGAATTGCTTTTGCTGACAGCTGTCGTAAGTTCGGTCATGCTGCTCCCCCCATCCTCTTCCGGATCAATGTCCTTAACATTGTCTATTTGAAGCTTTCCTCATATCATACAGTAAAACCACTAGGAAATCTCCAACTTATTACGCTGTAAAGCGTTGCAGTAATTACGATTATACACCAAATTCATTCATTATACAGTCATAAAATATTTATGTTCCTATACTAAATTAGAATGGCTGAGTTAATCCGTATTTATGTGCAAGGTTTACACAGCGTGTAGGTATTGATTGCATTATACACGGATTGAAGAAGAATAGAAATCGGGGTTTATGATATCCTGTGAGGGGGCAACCGAGGTCTTAAATTTATAACAAAAAACTCCTACCGGAGTAAGAGTTTTGTCAGCCTAGACTGAAGTATCGGGATGACACGATTTGAACATGCGACCCCCTGGTCCCAAACCAGGTGCTCTACCAAGCTGAGCTACATCCCGAAAATATATATAATTATGGAGCGGGTGATGGGAATCGAACCCACGCTATCAGCTTGGAAGGCTGAAGTTCTACCATTGAACTACACCCGCAAAGGTGAAAATCGGGATGACACGATTTGAACATGCGACCCCCTGGTCCCAAACCAGGTGCTCTACCAAGCTGAGCTACATCCCGTTAATATATTGATGATTCATAGAAAAATATAAAATGGCGCGCCCTGAGAGATTCGAACTCCCGACCTTTTGATTCGTAGTCAAACGCTCTATCCAGCTGAGCTAAGGGCGCAAAATTATGGAGCGGACGACGGGAATCGAACCCGCGACCCTCGCCTTGGCAAGGCGATGCTCTACCGCTGAGCCACGTCCGCAAATAAGTGGTGCGCGTGAAGGGACTTGAACCCCCACGTCTTACGACGCCAGATCCTAAGTCTGGTGCGTCTGCCATTCCGCCACACGCGCATAATACATGTTTTAATCAAAGTGAGCCATGAAGGACTCGAACCTTCGACACCCTGATTAAAAGTCAGGTGCTCTACCAACTGAGCTAATGGCTCGCATTTGGCAGGGGATATAGGATTCGAACCTATGATGACGGAGTCAGAGTCCGTTGCCTTACCACTTGGCGAATCCCCTATGATGGATACTTATAGATTGCCCATAATCTCTTCAAATATGAGGACGATTATGGTGGAGGCTGAGGGGTTCGAACCCCCGACCCTCTGCTTGTAAGGCAGATGCTCTCCCAGCTGAGCTAAGCCTCCATATGTATGCCCTCAAAGGGTGAAGATAAATAATAATTGGTGACCCGTATGGGATTCGAACCCATGTTACCTCCGTGAAAGGGAGGTGTCTTAACCCCTTGACCAACGGGCCTTGTAAATCTGTGGAGCTCTCAACCGGATTCGAACCGGTGACCTCTTCCTTACCATGGAAGCACTCTACCTGCTGAGCTATGAGAGCATGGCTCCCCGAACAGGACTCGAACCTGTGACAACTCGATTAACAGTCGAGTGCTCTACCAACTGAGCTATCAGGGAATATTGTCCGCTTGGCGGCGTCCTACTCTCCCAGGACCCTTCGGTCCAAGTACCATCGGCGCTGGAAGGCTTAACGGTCGTGTTCGGGATGGGTACGCGTGGAACCCTTCCGCTATCGCCACCAAACGGGCATTTACAGCGTAAATGCGTATTCAGGTCTCAGCATCGCCAAATGCTGAATATCAATTCTTTATCAATCAACCGCTAGGGTCTCATGAATCAGAACTTGATTCCTGAAAACTGAATCCGAAACGAATCTGCGTTCTTCGAAATTTTTGGATAAGCCCTCGACCGATTAGTATTGGTCAGCTCCATGCATTACTGCACTTCCACCTCCAACCTATCTACCTCGTCGTCTTCAAGGGGTCTTACTAATTGGGAAATCTCATCTTGAGGGGGGCTTCACGCTTAGATGCTTTCAGCGCTTATCCCGTCCGTACGTAGCTACCCAGCCATGCTTCTGGCGAAACAACTGGTGCACCAGCGGTACGTCCATCCCGGTCCTCTCGTACTAAGGACAGCTCCTCTCAAATTTCCTGCGCCCACGACAGATAGGGACCGAACTGTCTCACGACGTTCTGAACCCAGCTCGCGTACCGCTTTAATGGGCGAACAGCCCAACCCTTGGGACCTACTTCAGCCCCAGGATGCGATGAGCCGACATCGAGGTGCCAAACCTCCCCGTCGATGTGGACTCTTGGGGGAGATAAGCCTGTTATCCCCAGGGTAGCTTTTATCCGTTGAGCGATGGCCCTTCCATGCGGTACCACCGGATCACTAAGTCCGACTTTCGTCCCTGCTCGACTTGTAGGTCTCGCAGTCAAGCTCCCTTATGCCTTTGCACTCTTCGAATGATTTCCAACCATTCTGAGGGAACCTTTGAACGCCTCCGTTACTCTTTAGGAGGCGACCGCCCCAGTCAAACTGCCCGCCTGACACGGTCCCCGTACCCGCTTAGGGTACCAGGTTAGAACCTAGATACGATCAGGGTGGTATCCCAACGGCGCCTCCGCAGAAGCTTGCGCTCCTGCCTCTACGGCTCCCACCTATCCTGTACAGATCGTACCCAAATTCAATATCAAGCTGCAGTAAAGCTCCATGGGGTCTTTCCGTCTTGTCGCGGGTAACCTGCATCTTCACAGGTATTAAAATTTCACCGGATCTCTCGTTGAGACAGCGCCCAAGTCGTTACGCCATTCGTGCGGGTCAGAATTTACCTGACAAGGAATTTCGCTACCTTAGGACCGTTATAGTTACGGCCGCCGTTTACTGGGGCTTCGGTTCATAGCTTCGGGTTACCCCTAACCACTCCCCTTAACCTTCCAGCACCGGGCAGGCGTCAGCCCGTATACTTCGCCTTGCGGCTTCGCACAGACCTGTGTTTTTGCTAAACAGTCGCTTGGGCCTTTTCACTGCGGCCCCCTCGGGCTATTCACCCTACCGAGGCACCCCTTCTCCCGAAGTTACGGGGTCATTTTGCCGAGTTCCTTAACGAGAGTTCTTCCGCGCGCCTTAGAATTCTCTTCTCGCCTACCTGTGTCGGTTTGCGGTACGGGCACCTTCTCCTGGCTAGAGGCTTTTCTTGGCAGTGTGAGATCATGACCTTCGCTACTATAATTTTCGCTCCCCATCACAGCCCAGCCTTACGATGTGCGGATTTGCCTACACACCAGCCTCACTGCTTAGACGGACATCCATCAGTCCGCGTCACTACCCTCCTGCGTCACCCCATCGCTCATAGCGGATTACGGTGGTACAGTAATTTCAAACTGTTGTCCTTCGACTACGCCTTTCGGCCTCGCCTTAGGTCCCGACTTACCCTGAGCGGACGAGCCTTCCTCAGGAAACCTTGGGCTTTCGGCGGATCAGATTCTCACTGATCTTTTCGTTACTCATACCGGCATTCTCACTTGTATGCTGTCCAGCGCTCCTTACGGTACACCTTCAACCCACATACAACGCTCCCCTACCCCAGATACATACGTATCTAGCCATAGCTTCGGTGGTGTGTTTAGCCCCGTTACATTTTCGGCGCAGAGTCACTCGACCAGTGAGCTATTACGCACTCTTTCAATGGTGGCTGCTTCTAAGCCAACATCCTGGTTGTCTGTGCAACTCCACATCCTTTCCCACTTAACACACACTTGGGGACCTTAGCTGATGGTCTGGGCTGTTTCCCTTTTGACAATGGATCTTAGCACTCACTGTCTGACTCCCGGCAAGAAGTTAATGGCATTCGGAGTTTGACTGAGCTTGGTAACCCTTGCGGGCCCCGCACCCAATCAGTGCTCTACCTCCACCACTCCATTCACCGAGGCTAGCCCTAAAGCTATTTCGGGGAGAACCAGCTATCTCCGAGTTCGATTGGAATTTCTCCGCTACCCCCACCTCATCCCCGTATTTTTCAACATACGTGGGTTCGGGCCTCCAGTGCGTGTTACCGCACCTTCACCCTGGACAGGGGTAGATCACACGGTTTCGGGTCTACGTCCACATACTAAATCGCCCTATTCAGACTCGCTTTCGCTGCGGCTCCGGCTTCTCACCTTAACCTTGCATGTTAAACGTAACTCGCCGGTTCATTCTACAAAAGGCACGCCATCACCCCTAAAACGGGCTCTGACTTTTTGTAAGCACACGGTTTCAGGTTCTATTTCACTCCCCTTCCGGGGTGCTTTTCACCTTTCCCTCACGGTACTGTTTCACTATCGGTCGCCAGGTAGTATTTAGCCTTAGCAGATGGTCCTGCTGGATTCATACGGGGTTTCACGTGCCCCGCACTACTCGGGATCCGTCTCGGAGAGAATACAGTTTAGGTTACAGGGCTTTTACCTCTATCGCGGGCCTTTCCAGACCTCTTCACCTACCATATTCCTTTGTAACTCCATGTGAGACGTCCCACAACCCCAAGGGGCAAGCCCCTTGGTTTAGGCTGTTCCGCGTTCGCTCGCCGCTACTGACGGAATCACTATTGTTTTCTCTTCCTCAGGGTACTTAGATGTTTCAGTTCCCCTGGTCTGCCTCTACACACCCTATGTATTCAGGTGTGAGTAACTGCGAATTACCACAGCTGGGTTTCCCCATTCGGACACCCCCGGATCAAAGCTTGCTTACAGCTCCCCGAGGCAGTTTCGTTGTTCGCCACGTCCTTCGTCGGCTCCTGGCGCCTAGGCATCCTCCGTGTGCTCTTATTAGCTTAACCAATGCGTTCTCCCGAAGGAAACCGCCAGCATCGCTATAATTGAAACTCGTTTACACAAGTTCAGCTTAAAGGAATATTCTAAAACGCAAATTCGTTTCGGTATCCAGTTTTCAAGGATCAAGATAATGCATGTAATGAAGTTATTGGTGGAGCCAAGCGGGATCGAACCGCTGACCTCCTGCTTGCAAGGCAGGCGCTCTCCCAGCTGAGCTATGGCCCCATAAAAGGTATGAAGTTATAATTGTTATATGGTGGGCCTTGGTGGACTCGAACCACCGACCTCACCCTTATCAGAGGTGCGCTCTAACCAACTGAGCTAAAAGCCCATATAACATATATAACATTTGAACCAACCAATGGAATGGTTGTCCGCTTGGCAGCGTCCTACTCTCCCAGGACCCTTCGGTCCAAGTACCATCGGCGCTGGAGGACTTAACGGTCGTGTTCGGGATGGGTACGTGTGGAACCCCTCCGCTATCGCCACCAAACGCATACGAAAGAGACTTGCTCTTTCAAAACTGAACACGAGTGAGTGTTTGAAGCTTTTTGGAAGTTATACTTCCGATTTGAATGTCACCGTTGCAGGTGACGATTCTCCATAGAAAGGAGGTGATCCAGCCGCACCTTCCGATACGGCTACCTTGTTACGACTTCACCCCAATCATCTACCCCACCTTCGGCGGCTGGCTCCCTTGCGGGTTACCCCACCGACTTCGGGTGTTGTAAACTCTCGTGGTGTGACGGGCGGTGTGTACAAGACCCGGGAACGTATTCACCGCGGCATGCTGATCCGCGATTACTAGCAATTCCGACTTCATGCAGGCGAGTTGCAGCCTGCAATCCGAACTGAGACCGGCTTTGCTGGGATTGGCTCCACCTCGCGGCTTCGCTTCCCGTTGTACCGGCCATTGTAGTACGTGTGTAGCCCAGGTCATAAGGGGCATGATGATTTGACGTCATCCCCACCTTCCTCCGGTTTGTCACCGGCAGTCACTCTAGAGTGCCCAGCACTACCTGCTGGCAACTAAAGTCAAGGGTTGCGCTCGTTGCGGGACTTAACCCAACATCTCACGACACGAGCTGACGACAACCATGCACCACCTGTCTCCTCTGTCCCGAAGGCCGCCTCTATCTCTAGAGGATTCAGAGGGATGTCAAGACCTGGTAAGGTTCTTCGCGTTGCTTCGAATTAAACCACATACTCCACTGCTTGTGCGGGTCCCCGTCAATTCCTTTGAGTTTCAGTCTTGCGACCGTACTCCCCAGGCGGAGTGCTTACTGTGTTAACTTCGGCACCAAGGGTATCGAAACCCCTAACACCTAGCACTCATCGTTTACGGCGTGGACTACCAGGGTATCTAATCCTGTTTGCTCCCCACGCTTTCGCGCCTCAGCGTCAGTTACAGCCCAGAAAGTCGCCTTCGCCACTGGTGTTCCTCCACATATCTACGCATTTCACCGCTACACGTGGAATTCCACTTTCCTCTTCTGTACTCAAGCCATCCAGTTTCCAGTGCGACCCCAGGTTGAGCCCAAGGTTTAAACACCAGACTTAAATAGCCGCCTGCGCGCGCTTTACGCCCAATAATTCCGGACAACGCTTGCCCCCTACGTATTACCGCGGCTGCTGGCACGTAGTTAGCCGGGGCTTTCTTCTCAGGTACCGTCACTCCGGTAGCAGTTACTCTACCGGACGTTCTTCCCTGGCAACAGAGCTTTACGATCCGAAAACCTTCATCACTCACGCGGCGTTGCTCCGTCAGGCTTTCGCCCATTGCGGAAGATTCCCTACTGCTGCCTCCCGTAGGAGTCTGGGCCGTGTCTCAGTCCCAGTGTGGCCGTTCACCCTCTCAGGTCGGCTACGCATCGTCGCCTTGGTGAGCCGTTACCTCACCAACTAGCTAATGCGCCGCAGGCCCATCCCTTAGTAGCAGATTGCTCCGCCTTTCATCCTTTCCTCATGAGAGAAAAGGAATTATCCGGTATTAGCTACCGTTTCCGGTAGTTATCCCAGTCTGAGGGGTAGGTTGCCTACGTGTTACTCACCCGTCCGCCGCTAAGCTTACCCCGAAGGATAAGCTCCGCTCGACTTGCATGTATTAGGCACGCCGCCAGCGTTCGTCCTGAGCCAGGATCAAACTCTCCAAATTGGTATTTAGAAAGAGCGATTGCTCATTTTGAAACATCTGACGAGAATTTGCATTCTCTAATTTTGGATCTCACTTTCGTGATCTCCCACTCACTCGTTGTTCAGTTTTCAAAGATCAACGTCTCTCTTTTTAACACTTCGCCGCGTTTCAGCAGCGACCTTTATAATATATCACAGTGTTTATCGTTTTGGCAAGTGTTTTTTTGAAAAAAGTTATTTTTCATTTTTTCTTGCCGTGCAGCTACTATTCAAACATCGAAAAGGAGCGCGAGATATAATGTATCACGGACGCTCCCTTTTAGTCAACCTATTTGATTAAATTAATAGCCAAGCACACAAACTTGTGAGCAGCAGCTTATTATTTCAATGTTTGAACTGGGATGAACGGCCGCCCCACGCATACTTCGACAACTCTTTCTGCGGAGCAAAACGCGCGTACATGCGGAATACGGTTTTATATCGGTTGGCAATGGCATGCCTGATATTCTGGTCCAAACGCTGATCACTTAAATCAAGGAGCATCTCGTCAAGCTCTTTTCTTAAAACATAGTCCAGCTCCTTGCACTCCTTCTCATTGAACAACATTCCCAACATATGCTTGGCCTCCTTCGTGGTATTTTAAGATCAAAACCTAAAACGCTGCTGTTTGTGTGATAGAAGTTAGTCCATTTGGTGGGAAAAGCTGTGAATATGCCTGTTACACTAAATTAACCGGAGCACAAGAGCTATAACCATAATCTCCAAAATTCCCTTATGGCCTCGCCGCCTATGCCTGCGTGTCGTGTTGTCAGGATCCCCCAAATTCGAATGGCTTTAATGTTATGCTCATTTCCCTGAATTTTTATGATAAAAGAGACAACGTAATTGTACTTTCAATAATTGCAGCAATGAACAAAAGGATTATAATCCACACCGACGCTGTAAATGTCTGCCGCATAAACCCGGACCAGCTAAGGTTTCCCTGTTCTTTTCCGCGGGATGGGCTGAATAAGCTGAGTATCACTTTACCGCCAAAATGAAGGCCAAAAGCACAAGCGATGATTATTGCCGGTATCTCGATAATTCCGTGAGGAAGCAGTCCCTTTACTATCAGCTGAAATAGATCCTGTCCCTGCATAGCTGACAAATGAATCAAGTAGCCGATAACGCCTCCGTTAATCAGTAAGAATACAGCCGGTATGAGTCCGAACAGTGCACCCAGAAAGATAACCACTACACTTTTGATGCTGTTGTTCGCAAAGATAAATATGAAAAAACTCCACTGCGGGTGCTCTGAATCTCTGAGATTCCCGCTGATCTCACTTAATCCCTCTAACTGCTGGGCGAGCAGCTTCTGCAGACTTCCGGTACCTATCCAGCCGAGCACTCCTCCTGCTAGGAATAGAATCAGCGCAACCAGCAAGGTTTTGCGGATTGTGCCTAAATCTTTGACAAATGTTGAAAATGAAAACATAGGTTCCTCCTATAAGTTATTAATGCGATTTGTGAGACGGATGAGGTCATAAGCGGTAGGTACGAGCATACATTTAGAACAAACAAGCCATTTCGCATGGGAGAGGAGCGCTGCAAGTATGAATTCTTTTTATGTATTCAGCGGCAAAAAGATAAAACGGTTCATTTATATCTTTGCCGCTGCGCTTCTTGCCGCTGGTGTTGTGTATGTCGAGAGGGGCAATATTACCGTTTTTTCGGATTCGACGGCCCCGTCTGCGATTTACAGTGTACCAACGGAGAAGAAGCTGATCGCCTTAACCTTTGACATTAGCTGGGGTGAAAAGAGGCCTGAACCGATTCTAAAGGTGCTGGAGGACAAAAAAGTAGATAAGGCTACCTTCTTCCTCTCCTCGCCCTGGAGCAAAACGCACCCGGAAATTGTTACGAGTATTAAAGAGGCAGGATTTGAAATCGGCAGCCACGGCCATAAGCATGTTAACTACAGCACTTTGAGCAACGAGGAGATCCGTACTCAAATCTCAACAGCTCATACCGTCTTAACCGAGTTAACGGGTAAAGAACCGAATTTGATCCGTATGCCGAATGGCGATTTTGATAAAAGAGTGCTTCAGGTGGCCAGCGATCTGGGCTACAAGGTCATCCAGTGGGATACCGACTCCCTTGACTGGAAAAACATCGGTGTAGATAATATCGTAAAGCGCGTAACCAGCAAAGCCCATCCTGGAGATATTGTTCTGCTCCATGCCAGCGATTCCTGCAAACAGACACATGAGGCGCTTCCGCTTATTATCGACAATCTCCGCAGTCAAGGCTATGAATTCGTGACGGTGTCTGAATTGATCAGCCAGAGCAGTGCCGACGGTACAGAAGTCCGGGATTCCGCATCACTGAATGAAGGGCTGGAAGACGCCGCAGGACTATAATTTCGTAAACCGCTCAGTACCGCAAGTTGTCTGGCAGAACCTTTATCAGTGGCGCGGGGATATGAGCTCTGAAATCTCTGGTGTGGGGGTATCCAGCTTCGGATAACTCAGGTCAAGGCTTTCCAGTGTCTTCACCACGATAGCCAAAGCCAGATAATTGCGGTACCAACGGTGATTGGCCGGTATCCAATACCACGGAGCTTCTTCTGTGCCTGTCTCACGAAAAACATCTTCATAAGCCTTTTGATAATCATTCCAGTATTGCCGCTCCTGCAGATCACTGACATCGAATTTCCAATGTTTGGTCGGATCCTGGAGCCGCTCCTGAATCTTCTCTAGCTGCTTCTCCTTAGAAATATGCAAAAAGAGCTTGATTATCGTCGTTCCCTCTTCCACCAGCATTTCTTCGAACTGGCGGATGTAGCGGAACCGCCGTTTCATGTCATCCTTTTTCAGACTTCCGTGCACACGCGGCACCAGCACATCCTCATAATGAGAGCGGTTGAAGGCAGCGATGTAGCCTTTCGGCGGAGTCTTCATATGCACTCTCCACAGGAAATCGTGAGCCTCCTCCTCCAGCGAGGGCTTTTTGAAGCTCGTAACGATAAAGCCCTGCGGATTAATACCAGAGAAAATATGCTTTACTGTTCCGTCTTTCCCGCTTGAATCCATCCCTTGAAGTATCACAAGCAGGGAGTGCTTCTTCTGTGCGAACAGAATATCCTGCAGCTCGGCAAGGCGCTTCTTGAGCTTCTCCATCTTTGCCTCTGCTTCCTCTTTGGAATTAAAGTCGCCGCTTTCATCCGGATCAAGCCTGCTCAGGATTTTATCACTTGTGTCTTTTATCATATAGCGCTTAATGTTCATATATGCCCCTCCTCAAAGTTTTGCTGGCCGGATTCCAGACAAGGCCGACTGTGA of the Paenibacillus pedocola genome contains:
- a CDS encoding stage II sporulation protein M — its product is MFSFSTFVKDLGTIRKTLLVALILFLAGGVLGWIGTGSLQKLLAQQLEGLSEISGNLRDSEHPQWSFFIFIFANNSIKSVVVIFLGALFGLIPAVFLLINGGVIGYLIHLSAMQGQDLFQLIVKGLLPHGIIEIPAIIIACAFGLHFGGKVILSLFSPSRGKEQGNLSWSGFMRQTFTASVWIIILLFIAAIIESTITLSLLS
- the pdaB gene encoding polysaccharide deacetylase family sporulation protein PdaB, whose protein sequence is MNSFYVFSGKKIKRFIYIFAAALLAAGVVYVERGNITVFSDSTAPSAIYSVPTEKKLIALTFDISWGEKRPEPILKVLEDKKVDKATFFLSSPWSKTHPEIVTSIKEAGFEIGSHGHKHVNYSTLSNEEIRTQISTAHTVLTELTGKEPNLIRMPNGDFDKRVLQVASDLGYKVIQWDTDSLDWKNIGVDNIVKRVTSKAHPGDIVLLHASDSCKQTHEALPLIIDNLRSQGYEFVTVSELISQSSADGTEVRDSASLNEGLEDAAGL
- a CDS encoding PPK2 family polyphosphate kinase, with the translated sequence MNIKRYMIKDTSDKILSRLDPDESGDFNSKEEAEAKMEKLKKRLAELQDILFAQKKHSLLVILQGMDSSGKDGTVKHIFSGINPQGFIVTSFKKPSLEEEAHDFLWRVHMKTPPKGYIAAFNRSHYEDVLVPRVHGSLKKDDMKRRFRYIRQFEEMLVEEGTTIIKLFLHISKEKQLEKIQERLQDPTKHWKFDVSDLQERQYWNDYQKAYEDVFRETGTEEAPWYWIPANHRWYRNYLALAIVVKTLESLDLSYPKLDTPTPEISELISPRH